The following is a genomic window from Neodiprion pinetum isolate iyNeoPine1 chromosome 3, iyNeoPine1.2, whole genome shotgun sequence.
TACCGAGTAATTAATGACTACCCTCCGCACAGGCTGTAAGCTTCAGCTCCTCGCACAAGGTGGTATTTTGTTGCTGGTGCTGGTGCAGCGGTGTTGGATTATCGTAATGTAATTACAAAACTTATAATTACAAACGCCAGTTCGCGTTTGACTAAACTCgtcggaaatttttcacttcttttctCTGCCTCCCCTTCGTTCTTCCTCCTCGATTTCCTTCTTCTCTCTGTTTACACTGATTTCGAACGAATGAAAGGTGTGCACGTCGTTCACTCTCCCCTGTATTTTCCAACTTATATCCGTTACACGCGTTGCAATTACCGCAGAATTTCCTCCGCTACtcttgattatattttttcaagtagTGTATAAGCATGTACGCATACTTCATACGTCGCACCTGAAGTTACACAAAAAATCTACATCTACGTATCttcaatttgtttaaaatttttcttcctcaatTTTTACATCCACGGATCATAATTGTCTGTAGCTATAAAATGTGCTGATCAAAAGGTGAATTTTAGAGAATTCCTATAAGAGACAATTAATTCATATGTttagataaatttaaaaaactagTTCGGTATTCACCCGATTgaaggagagaagaaaaattcatcgcTAGGGATGAAATAGCTCGTTAACACTCGAATAGTGACACAAGTCTTCATGAGCCAATTGGGATGATCACGTTctgtagaaagaaaaaacaacatttcaaaaatgaagCGACACGTGTATATTTTGTGCGAATGCAGCTTATCCAGACGCGTACGTGCACAGTGGGAAGTTGAGAATCGCAAATGCGGGGGTAATGAATACACATCCGTATTGCACAGAGTTAAGTAGGTACGTAAATTTCCTCGGTTTCGCGTATTCATTCGGCAAACAATATCGTTTCGTTCCCgaatggtatatatatatatatatatatatatatatacatacatattcgCATTGAGAATGACGCGGGGAATTGAACGAGGCATTCACGCCGACTATGTCTTCATTATAAGGCGATGAAAACTAATGAGCTGCAAGGCTGGCTAATTTACACCTCGTTTTTTAATTGCCTCCTCCTGTATTCGGATAAAGAATCCGCACCGTGTAACCTCGGAGGAAAACGTCTCGCGTATAACGTAGGCAAGGCTACCCTAGAAAACACTTCGGACCCCCTCTTGTAATGCACTCTAAACGGATAAACCTGGTATTTAATCCGTCCAACACTCTCGTAAAACGCCGGCTTCGCTCACATGAACGACGAACTCCGTTTCAATATAGTATTGCATACACGACTACTAAAGCATAAGCGATGAggaaatgggaaaaaatgtGATAATCGGATTGAAGGAAAAGTGAATGTCCTGCCGGAAAGAAAGGCGGAAACcgtgaaaaagaaatccgATTTTGCCAATAgtcgagtttaaaaaaaacatcagtTTAATAATCGTAtagattacaaaaaaaaaaacaaaaaaaaaaaatggagactaaaatattttcttccctGTAGCAAAACATATTCCAAACGTACGTAGAAAAGTTTCCACTGACTAGGAATACTTAATTTTTGAGTTTCTTTCACCGTTTAGTGCTAATTTTGTGACCTAAGAGTGACCGATTTCTAATCTTTTTTCAGCGAATTTTGTCGGTCAATTAGTGATCCACACGTGGTGTGAGAAATTAAGGAGATTAGTTGGCCGGAATCGATTACTTTTTCATATTAATCTGATTGCGACTGgagtatttatcaaaatattttatttgtaatttaagAAGatctttttaaaaacataacgTTGCGAAATAATGGAATTATAAACAATGGCTTAGATATCGatgtttcatttcaaatcggTTCGAAATAGTTAAAAACCTaatagattcgttcgattccACTCTACGATGTGTCattttgttgatattttttccacagaaaaattcattgactcactttttctttatcatgtcgaaatcgctaaatatttaatttttacagtaTTATACCGATATggatataatgaaaaaaaaaatggcaataGATCCTTCAATAATAGCTTCCTCAATAAAATCCGCCAGATTTATAACGATTTCGAAATAATTCGAAGTAAAACGTCGATAATCCAAAAGCTTTTTCTTGTATAACCCCATTTGTTTGtctatatttgtatttttaaaaaggATCTTCGTACCCTTACCAATGTAATAGTTTGCCCAAGACTATCTACTCGGGACTATCTCgtagtaaaattattataaaacatATTTCACAATTGTACGACTCGATAATAGCGCGTCGTAAGTAAGGGAGGGTTTCCCGGCTCTCTGACATAGGTATAAACGACGCTCGGCAAAGAAACAAGAACAATGCAGTTAACGACGAGTCATTTGTTAGGAAGATATCTACGTTACGGTAGAATTGTTTGCCCGAGGAAGCGAAAGTTACACGGCAAAGTTTCCGCACAATTTGACTTAGAGCTTTCGGGGTTAACGGTCAAGGATCAGTCAGCCCCTTTGTTTGATGGACCGCGGACGCAAGGTGAGAACGCCACAAACTCACTCACCACTCGGTGTTACTCTGCACTTTCCTCCGAGACTTCCTGCAATGTTTACCTATGCAAATTGTTCGCAAGTTGTAAGTTCAGCAGGTGTGACATCCGCGTTGTCGACGAGACGGAGACGGAATTCTAAGTCGGCCCGATCCTAACTTTTGCCCGTATTAAATTCTACAGGAAAGGAATCGTTTACTTTTGTATGCAAAGGGAGAAATTTACTTTGCAATATTTAATACGCtgtgaatttacaaaaaaattttgaataatgaagGGTTCGTACTTTTGGGACACGCGTAAACTGATCGAAAAAATTGACCATTTTTACAGGCCTTCGCCTACGCCGATGTCGAGGGTAAGAAATTCTTAACGAAGCATCAATACAAGATTGCGATGACCGCGATGTTTGGATTTTGTCCGGATAAAGTGAGATTTCAGGACAACTGCGTCAATTAAAATCGACGTATTTCAATTATAACGCACATTTTTCAAAGTGGGATATCAAGCAGATGTTGGCCGATACTTCAAATAACGGAAATTTAATCacctttcaaaaattccaaaattcgGTCAGGAGGAAAATCGATTctcctgaaaattttctcgattttgaCTACTTCTTCACCTGCCTCGATGGGAATTGTGAGCGTTCGCAAATTTATATTCGGAATCATTGAAACCCCAAAATTCGACGGCCCATTAAGCTTTCAATATTGCAACATGTTTCAGCTAAGGGTTACATAATTTTCGACGATCTGTTGACCGCCGCAGAGgaggtgaatttgaaaataccaCCAGTGATTCTGAAAGGCGCTTTCAAAGAATTGGATCACGACAGAAAAGGATTTATAAGAATGGATGATTTTGTGGCAATGATGCGATGCAGATGAGATTCAGATTCACAGcgtgtttcatttttaacagATTTTATCTTCAATCAGcgtcaaaaaatattcatatacgtgtataacaTATAATCTATCAATACCATAAACGAACACTCTctttttatcatcaataattCATATGTAATAATGATACGTATAACGTTAAGGAACGTAATTCGGAACAGTTTACCATATTCTCTTATTATAAACTAGGACTGTGTAGTTGCGTAATAAACTCGTTTCATTCGCAACTCATTTTACAACCCCTTTACTCAATCTGATGATAATTCTTTAAAACGTTTGCAAATGTCCACGATCGCAAAAAAATGCCGGTACTATAAAGAAAcctttttctcaaaatttctgCGTTTCTGTGGCAATCTAGCATTATCTCTATACGATACGatacgaatttacacccaagttGAGGGTTTTTTCCGCGAGGATACGCGTGTACTTTTTTACAAACGCATATCGCTTTacttacttacaattagcgaaaaataatgtatacatataatattcgtTACACTAAATATCACTATATTTTTACACAGTcacagatttgaaaaattgttacgtTGTATAACGTAAAACGTAATATGTGAATTCTGCAGACAGAGCAGAGACTCAAAAATGTTACGTTGTACCCAAATCACTCTTTTTCAGAAAACTCTTGACTTGCAAGTTGATAAAAATACGAAGTCGAATCTTGCATCAGTATGTCTGGTTCGTCGAATTCGAGTACTTCTCCGTCACCCATTACCAAGACCCTGTAATTGGTATaaatgaaaacagttttttaatttcaataccGCAGGTGGTAAAAGGCTTTGTCAAATTGAATGGAAACGAAAGCAGAGACTATTGCTGTTCATGCGAGAATATGagatttcacatttttacgaaaaaaccACTCACCTATCGCAGTGAAGAATCGTTCTTATTCTGTGAGCAATTGTAATAACAGTCGCGCTTCTGAATGAAGACTTGATCGTTGTTTGAATGTATTTATCTGTCTGTTGATCAACGTTTGCGGTTGCTTCGTCGATACACAAAATCtgtggtaaaagaaaaaacaattttcgagTATCggatattacatacatacattttacACAGCTCAAAAGAAACGCGGAAAAACGaagaacgtaaaatttttgttccaaaGTCATGTTTAGCGACTCATTAGTAGGCGAGAAAAGTCTGACCTTCGCATTATGCAAAACCGCTCTGACCAAACAGAACAGTTGTTTCTGTCCAGCgcttaaattttttccaccttcATCTAGAACAGCCCCAAGTCCGCCCATCCGATGAACTAGTGAATGAACTTTGCATTTTTCCAATGCCTTGTACACCTGAGAGTCTGGATACTGGTGCAACGGATCAATGTTTTCTCGAATAGTGCCAAGAAACAGAAACGGGTCCTGTGGAATTATTGACAAACGTGACCTGTaagcatttttaatgaaaagcATTAGAGCTAAATTGTTACCATGTATTCTAGCTGGAACGAATGTAACAGCTATTTCACTAgcttcgtgaaaattttacgcATTCAGCAAACCGTATGGTAATTGCGAGGTGTACTTTACCTCAACGCTTTCAAGCTAAGGCCCATTGTATCTACATTGTCGATTAGTATTTTTCCAGATTCGATCTCGATTAACCTGAACAGAGATACTAAAATCGAGCTTTTTCCAGCCCCTGTTCGTCCCACGACCccaattttttcagcaggtctTGTCGTGAAGGAAACTCCGTTTAGAGAAGGTACTAAATGTTCTCTGAAATGCAGATGTTTCATGTGATGAGATATGAGtgtgaaaatttcgcaatttGCGTCAAAGCTTAGCTTGTTTCCTCCCCCACCTGTACTTGAGAATGACTTCTTTGAACTCGACAACGCCTTGACTGGGCCATGCATATGGTGGGTGATTGCCGTTCACAGGTTCGCAGGGAGTATTTTCCAAATACTGTTTCACCCTCTCGACAGCAATCATTTCTCTTTCGGTCTCTGTGAACGCGTTCACAACTCCGGATAGAAGCCCGGTGATGGAGAGAGCGTAGGCAATGGTCAGTCCGATTAACCCCGGGTCAGCAACGTCGAACTGGTGTTGAATTACTGCGATCAGAGCAACGCCGCCCAGAAGAGCGACTCCTATAAACTGCAACCTCAAGGCCAGCCACTGAGCCGCAGCTAACGACGCAAATTGGGATTTCTGATTCGCTTCTACGAACAACTCATTCTCTCTCTTGAATCGTGACGTCGCTCTGAATGCTCTGATGCTACTCAGACCCTGCAGTGTTTCGTTGAAGTGACCATAAACTGGGGAAAGAGTTGTGCTGGATAACCTTTTGAGTTCCCTCGAAGTCAGTCTgcaaaaagaaattgaaagttGTGACGTTGACGAAACCAAACATTCGATTCCCATGAAAACGCAAAGATACCTGTAATGGTTTTGCAGCCAATGATA
Proteins encoded in this region:
- the LOC138190636 gene encoding EF-hand calcium-binding domain-containing protein 11, which gives rise to MSGVPRIGDLGQENARRVAAEGGKSDEGILEAYSQQGEIYFKLQGNFRRDLFPNYDNERLGIGARPSSIQHPASSICAAVREVDFNEAFAYADVEGKKFLTKHQYKIAMTAMFGFCPDKWDIKQMLADTSNNGNLITFQKFQNSVRRKIDSPENFLDFDYFFTCLDGNSKGYIIFDDLLTAAEEVNLKIPPVILKGAFKELDHDRKGFIRMDDFVAMMRCR